Genomic window (Candidatus Neomarinimicrobiota bacterium):
CATCCTGGAGAAATGTTGATTGAAGAATTCCTCAAACCTATGAATATTACACAAAAACAACTCTCGCTTTCTATACATGTACCATTTCAACGAATCAATGAACTTGTAAATGGTAAAAGAGGAGTTACACCCAGCACAGCACTTCGCTTTTCAGCATTTTTTGGGAATACGCCTGATTTTTGGATGAATATCCAACAACGTTGGGATTTGTATTGGGCGCAAGAAAAAGAGGCGAATGAATTACACCAAATACAACGCATCGCTTAAGTGAAGTACTGCCACTATCCACAAACAAAACAATATCATCCACGAATGACACGAATAATCACAAATAACAAAAAAGAGACGA
Coding sequences:
- a CDS encoding HigA family addiction module antidote protein; protein product: MVRIPTDRKPTHPGEMLIEEFLKPMNITQKQLSLSIHVPFQRINELVNGKRGVTPSTALRFSAFFGNTPDFWMNIQQRWDLYWAQEKEANELHQIQRIA